One genomic window of Deltaproteobacteria bacterium includes the following:
- a CDS encoding ATP-binding cassette domain-containing protein — MENLVTVALEEVSKQYGGGPASVAALRDVSLRIPAGDFVAILGPSGSGKSTLLNLIAGLDSPSAGRVLIGGRDLGYLRDNARSDLRLREIGFVFQSFNLFPTFTAEENVAWPLEFLGVRWREARRRAEEALAQVALPPAAAGRRPAELSGGEQQRVAIARALVTEPRLLLADEPTGNLDSQTGQTILDLLRRLNVERRLTVVLVTHSALAASHAQRTIELRDGRIVREARGTITIMFSDIVGFSAMTERLGDRGAQDVLRAHSGIVRELIAVHGGFEVKAQGDGFMIAFPSARRALRCAVAIQRATAAYDEHAEAPVRLRIGLHTGEATKEGYDFFGRSVIVAARIGAAARSGEILVSSLVRELTGGTEEFAFDGEREVELKGLSGLQRVFGVEWRGSDPARASARGSGTAPAPSGRVLSLPRGGSPSIRPASVV; from the coding sequence ATGGAGAATCTCGTCACAGTCGCGCTCGAGGAGGTGAGCAAGCAATACGGCGGCGGCCCCGCGTCGGTCGCGGCGCTGCGCGACGTGAGCCTGCGCATCCCGGCGGGCGATTTCGTCGCGATCCTGGGCCCGAGCGGCTCGGGCAAGAGCACGCTGCTCAACCTGATCGCGGGCCTCGACTCGCCGAGCGCCGGGCGCGTGCTGATCGGCGGGCGGGACCTCGGTTACCTGCGGGACAACGCCCGCAGCGACCTCCGCCTGCGGGAGATCGGCTTCGTCTTCCAGAGCTTCAACCTGTTCCCGACCTTCACGGCGGAGGAGAACGTGGCCTGGCCGCTCGAGTTCCTGGGCGTCCGCTGGCGAGAGGCGCGCCGGCGCGCCGAGGAGGCCCTCGCCCAGGTGGCGCTCCCGCCGGCGGCCGCGGGCCGCCGGCCCGCCGAGCTCTCCGGTGGCGAGCAGCAGCGCGTCGCCATTGCGCGCGCCCTCGTGACCGAGCCGCGGCTCCTCCTCGCCGACGAGCCGACGGGCAACCTCGACTCGCAGACCGGGCAGACGATCCTGGACCTGCTGCGGCGCCTCAACGTGGAGCGCCGCCTGACGGTCGTCCTGGTGACGCACAGCGCGCTCGCCGCGAGCCATGCGCAGCGCACGATCGAGCTGCGCGACGGGCGGATCGTGCGCGAGGCGCGCGGCACGATCACGATCATGTTCAGCGACATCGTGGGATTCAGCGCCATGACCGAGCGGCTGGGCGACCGGGGGGCCCAGGATGTCCTGCGCGCCCACTCGGGCATCGTCCGCGAGCTGATCGCCGTGCACGGGGGCTTCGAGGTGAAGGCGCAGGGGGATGGCTTCATGATCGCCTTCCCGAGCGCGCGGCGCGCGCTGCGTTGCGCGGTCGCGATCCAGCGCGCCACGGCGGCGTACGACGAGCATGCGGAGGCGCCGGTGCGCCTGCGCATCGGCCTCCACACCGGCGAGGCGACGAAGGAGGGCTACGACTTCTTCGGCCGCAGCGTGATCGTGGCCGCGCGGATCGGGGCGGCGGCGCGGAGCGGGGAGATCCTGGTGTCGTCGCTGGTGCGGGAGCTCACCGGGGGCACGGAGGAGTTCGCCTTCGACGGCGAGCGGGAGGTGGAGCTGAAGGGGCTCTCCGGGTTGCAGCGGGTGTTCGGGGTGGAGTGGCGGGGAAGCGACCCGGCGCGCGCGTCGGCGCGGGGCAGCGGCACCGCCCCGGCCCCGTCCGGCCGCGTCCTTTCCCTGCCTCGCGGTGGGTCACCGTCGATCCGTCCCGCGTCGGTGGTCTAG